In a genomic window of Paraburkholderia acidiphila:
- a CDS encoding Pr6Pr family membrane protein translates to MPEPARPAATAPLHPSPYATALAGAIALLAWGALAAQTGITIERMVLRGFDTLEAIGRLSAYLTNLTVLLVALTFTCIALRLRAWPARFFSAPGTVSAVTVYIVFVGIAYNVLLRHLWTPHGYRALLNESLHTLIPLLCASYWLLFVPRFTLGARDRLAWLVYPLGYLVVTFWRGSETDFYPYPFIDVRQLGYAHVLVNSALLLAAFMVLMAVFVTINARRRPAIVTNEALGASDLRRPD, encoded by the coding sequence ATGCCCGAACCAGCGCGACCGGCGGCGACTGCGCCGCTTCACCCAAGCCCCTACGCCACCGCATTGGCGGGTGCGATCGCATTGCTCGCGTGGGGCGCGCTCGCCGCGCAAACCGGCATTACGATCGAGCGCATGGTGCTGCGCGGCTTCGACACGCTCGAGGCCATCGGCCGGCTTTCGGCCTACCTGACCAATCTCACGGTCTTGCTCGTTGCGCTCACCTTCACCTGTATTGCGCTGCGCCTGCGCGCGTGGCCGGCACGCTTCTTTAGCGCTCCGGGCACCGTGAGCGCGGTAACGGTGTATATCGTCTTCGTTGGCATTGCTTACAATGTGTTGCTGCGCCATCTCTGGACGCCGCACGGCTATCGCGCACTGCTCAACGAAAGCCTGCATACCCTGATTCCGCTGTTATGTGCGTCGTACTGGCTGCTGTTTGTGCCGCGTTTCACCCTTGGCGCTCGCGATCGCCTCGCCTGGCTCGTCTATCCGCTGGGCTATCTCGTCGTCACCTTCTGGCGCGGAAGCGAGACGGATTTTTATCCCTATCCGTTCATCGACGTCAGGCAGCTCGGCTATGCACACGTGCTCGTCAACAGCGCCTTGCTGCTCGCCGCCTTCATGGTGCTGATGGCGGTGTTCGTGACGATCAATGCAAGAAGACGCCCTGCCATCGTCACCAACGAGGCGCTCGGCGCATCCGACTTGCGACGCCCTGACTAA
- a CDS encoding DUF1697 domain-containing protein, with translation MPVYIALLRAVNVGGTGKLPMPELRDMCEALGFTRVRTYIASGNVVFESRLAEASVKQKLEERLEAYAGKPVGVTVRTAAEMAAVLQGNPFPAAAPDRTVAIFLDAPPPADALDTVSGQNAEECLLGEREIYVFYKDGIGRSKLKIAAAKAGTSRNMNTVAKLLEIAQA, from the coding sequence ATGCCCGTCTATATCGCCCTTCTGCGCGCCGTGAATGTCGGCGGAACCGGCAAGCTCCCGATGCCCGAACTTCGCGACATGTGCGAAGCGCTCGGGTTCACGCGCGTGCGCACCTATATTGCGAGCGGCAACGTGGTGTTCGAGAGCCGGCTGGCCGAAGCATCGGTGAAACAGAAACTCGAGGAGCGCCTGGAGGCTTATGCGGGCAAGCCCGTTGGCGTAACGGTGCGCACGGCCGCAGAAATGGCCGCTGTGCTGCAAGGCAATCCGTTTCCCGCTGCCGCGCCTGATCGCACTGTTGCCATCTTTCTCGACGCACCGCCGCCGGCTGACGCACTCGACACGGTGAGCGGCCAGAACGCGGAAGAATGCCTGCTGGGCGAGCGCGAGATCTATGTGTTTTACAAAGACGGGATCGGGCGCTCGAAGCTCAAAATCGCGGCGGCCAAGGCTGGAACGTCGCGCAACATGAATACCGTGGCGAAGCTTCTGGAGATCGCGCAAGCGTGA
- a CDS encoding NIPSNAP family protein, producing the protein MITCYLRYVIDPYRLEEFETYAKMWIPLVEKFGGKHHGYFLPSEGANNIALALFSFPTLAAYETYRADSMKDAECQAAFRYAADTRCIVSYERSFFRPVLS; encoded by the coding sequence ATGATTACCTGCTACCTGCGTTACGTAATCGATCCCTACCGGCTGGAAGAATTCGAAACGTACGCCAAAATGTGGATCCCGCTCGTCGAAAAGTTCGGCGGCAAGCATCACGGCTACTTCCTGCCTTCCGAAGGCGCCAACAATATCGCGCTCGCGCTTTTCTCGTTTCCAACGCTCGCGGCCTATGAAACGTACCGTGCCGATTCGATGAAAGACGCCGAATGCCAGGCCGCATTTCGCTATGCCGCCGATACGCGCTGTATCGTGAGTTATGAGCGGAGCTTTTTCAGGCCGGTGTTGTCGTAG
- a CDS encoding MFS transporter: MNTTTSPGNANRWLLVFALGYLALLVDGADVMMYGLTLTRIKSEFGLTNVEAGALGSLTLLGMAIGGILGGWASDSFGRVRVVVWAMMLFSVGAGLLGLTHSFLEFAVVRFISSMGIGCMVLVSTLVAEYVPMARRSLILGVLQTAISAGYITVIALSTWILPHYGWRMLFYVAAAPVVLAVAIHFFVPEPPSWRMSEAAARPSGRRWHDNRYALIFADREARRMFIFWSLASVFALSGFYGLNNWLPTYLESELHIKFSAMTGYMTATWVVAFIGKIVAGWLGDRWSRRGVYVLGCIGAAVFLPVIVLFHTRENIAWLMLVFGFLYGVPLGTIGTFMSESFETRIRGTAVGGSYNVGRFCSGAAPVVIGYIATQFSIGMGFLVVGAVFFLSGVMALFIPDRLHDTSAGDPGQASGEARQGALAAATGRG; this comes from the coding sequence ATGAATACAACGACATCCCCAGGAAACGCCAACCGCTGGCTGCTCGTCTTCGCGCTCGGCTATCTCGCGCTGCTGGTGGACGGGGCCGACGTCATGATGTACGGCCTCACGCTCACGCGTATCAAGAGCGAATTCGGCTTGACCAATGTCGAGGCGGGCGCGCTCGGCAGCCTGACGCTGCTCGGCATGGCGATTGGCGGCATTCTGGGCGGCTGGGCGAGCGACTCGTTCGGTCGTGTGCGCGTGGTGGTCTGGGCGATGATGCTGTTCTCAGTGGGCGCGGGCCTGCTCGGCCTCACACACAGCTTCCTCGAATTCGCGGTTGTGCGCTTCATCAGTTCGATGGGTATTGGCTGCATGGTGCTGGTGAGCACGCTCGTGGCGGAGTACGTGCCCATGGCGCGGCGCTCGCTGATCCTCGGCGTGCTGCAAACGGCGATTTCGGCTGGCTATATCACCGTGATCGCGCTCAGCACCTGGATCCTGCCGCACTATGGCTGGCGCATGCTGTTTTATGTGGCGGCCGCGCCCGTGGTGCTCGCGGTGGCGATTCACTTCTTCGTGCCCGAGCCGCCGAGCTGGCGCATGAGCGAGGCCGCGGCGCGCCCGAGCGGCCGCCGCTGGCACGACAACCGTTACGCATTGATTTTCGCGGACCGCGAGGCGCGCAGGATGTTTATTTTCTGGTCGCTTGCTTCCGTGTTTGCGCTATCCGGGTTCTATGGGCTGAACAACTGGTTGCCCACGTATCTGGAAAGCGAATTGCACATCAAATTCAGCGCGATGACGGGGTATATGACCGCAACGTGGGTCGTGGCGTTCATCGGCAAGATCGTGGCGGGCTGGCTGGGCGACCGCTGGAGCCGACGTGGCGTGTATGTGCTCGGCTGTATTGGCGCGGCCGTCTTTCTGCCCGTCATCGTGCTTTTCCACACCCGTGAAAACATTGCGTGGCTGATGCTCGTGTTCGGCTTTCTCTATGGCGTACCGCTGGGCACGATCGGTACGTTCATGTCGGAGAGCTTCGAAACGCGTATTCGCGGCACGGCTGTTGGCGGCTCGTACAACGTGGGACGCTTCTGTTCGGGCGCGGCGCCTGTCGTGATCGGTTATATCGCCACGCAGTTTTCGATCGGCATGGGTTTTCTGGTGGTCGGCGCGGTGTTTTTCCTGAGCGGCGTGATGGCGCTGTTCATTCCGGATCGACTGCACGATACGAGCGCGGGCGATCCGGGGCAGGCGAGTGGGGAGGCCAGGCAGGGTGCGTTGGCCGCGGCGACGGGTCGGGGCTGA
- a CDS encoding GAF domain-containing protein — protein MPTPLSHVDELCALQREVAGLARLSRAIREPGQPHAVFREVCAVAAEAIGFRLFTIMAYDAGKQEVERLFTNMPDIYPPGGRKKKSGTPWAQRILSDLEPFRATTPQGLREAFDDHAVMTAMGLGSILNIPVAYNGRCVGTMNLTHVEGWYTPQHEETGLLLGAFLAPALVAHGMAFAAHSSL, from the coding sequence ATGCCAACGCCTCTTTCCCACGTCGACGAACTCTGTGCGCTGCAGCGTGAAGTCGCCGGTCTCGCGCGTCTTTCGCGCGCGATTCGCGAGCCCGGACAACCGCATGCGGTTTTCCGCGAAGTGTGTGCCGTCGCCGCCGAAGCCATCGGCTTTCGCCTCTTCACCATCATGGCCTATGACGCGGGGAAGCAGGAGGTGGAGCGCTTGTTCACGAACATGCCGGACATCTACCCGCCGGGCGGACGCAAGAAGAAAAGCGGCACGCCGTGGGCGCAACGCATTCTTTCGGATCTCGAACCGTTTCGCGCCACGACGCCGCAAGGCCTGCGCGAGGCCTTCGACGATCACGCGGTAATGACGGCGATGGGGCTCGGCTCGATTCTGAACATACCGGTTGCCTACAACGGCCGCTGTGTCGGCACGATGAACCTCACGCACGTCGAGGGCTGGTACACGCCGCAACACGAAGAAACGGGCCTGCTGCTCGGCGCGTTTCTCGCGCCCGCGCTTGTCGCGCACGGCATGGCTTTTGCCGCCCATTCAAGCCTTTGA
- a CDS encoding MFS transporter encodes MSTVAARLERLPLAGFHRKLLLIGGLGYMFDGLDSSSLAFLLPVVSKLWHLTSAETGLVASSTYIGYFFGAFLSGVLADVIGRRRIMMSALAIYCAASMASATANDWHTFFALRMLAGFGSGAETVVIAPFLAEFVPRRYRGMFCGALVGFMSFGYLSSSILGYTVVRNFADGWRYLAVLTSLPVVMLLWWRRTLPESPRWLESRGRSAEADNIVRAIESRYEQEGFALAPVGSAGATAVAVQGGGGALNNVLTLFSRRLVGTTAVSWLMWFSVAFAYYSFFSWIPSLLVKEGLTLTKSFGYSIAIYGAQIPGYFSAAWLNERIGRKGVVASYMTLGGLAAIALAFSHTGVQITVAGVCLSFFMNGAFAGVYAYTPEVFPTAVRTTGTGSSSSFGRIGSVSAPILVGLVYPAFGFFGVFAMTTAVLLAGACVVFFLGIETRNRSLEDIEASGAQAGFDAHKPLARDGLHS; translated from the coding sequence ATGTCCACCGTCGCTGCCCGACTCGAAAGACTGCCGCTCGCTGGCTTCCATCGCAAACTGCTGCTGATCGGCGGGCTCGGCTATATGTTCGACGGGCTGGACTCGTCGTCGCTTGCCTTCTTGCTGCCGGTCGTGAGCAAGCTTTGGCATTTGACGAGCGCCGAAACGGGACTCGTCGCCAGCAGCACGTATATCGGCTATTTTTTCGGTGCGTTCCTCTCCGGCGTGCTGGCCGACGTGATTGGCCGCCGCCGCATCATGATGAGCGCGCTGGCCATCTATTGCGCGGCTTCCATGGCGAGCGCCACGGCGAACGACTGGCACACGTTTTTCGCGCTGCGCATGCTCGCGGGTTTCGGCTCGGGTGCGGAAACGGTCGTGATCGCGCCGTTTCTCGCGGAGTTCGTGCCGCGCCGCTATCGCGGCATGTTCTGTGGCGCGCTCGTCGGCTTCATGTCGTTCGGATATCTAAGTTCATCGATTCTCGGCTATACCGTCGTGCGCAATTTCGCAGACGGCTGGCGCTACCTCGCCGTGCTGACCTCGCTGCCGGTGGTGATGTTGCTCTGGTGGCGCAGAACGCTGCCCGAGTCGCCGCGCTGGCTCGAAAGCCGCGGACGCTCCGCCGAGGCCGACAACATCGTGCGGGCCATCGAATCGCGCTACGAGCAAGAGGGGTTTGCGCTGGCGCCGGTTGGCTCGGCTGGCGCAACTGCGGTCGCGGTGCAGGGCGGTGGCGGCGCGCTAAATAACGTGCTGACGCTGTTCTCTCGCCGGCTCGTGGGCACGACGGCGGTGAGCTGGCTGATGTGGTTCTCGGTGGCGTTCGCCTACTACTCGTTCTTCTCGTGGATTCCGAGCCTGCTCGTCAAGGAGGGATTGACGCTCACGAAGAGCTTCGGCTATTCGATCGCCATCTACGGTGCGCAGATTCCCGGCTATTTTTCGGCGGCATGGCTCAATGAGCGTATCGGCCGCAAAGGCGTCGTGGCGTCATACATGACGCTCGGAGGACTCGCCGCGATTGCGCTGGCTTTCTCGCATACGGGCGTGCAGATCACGGTGGCGGGGGTGTGTCTCTCGTTCTTCATGAATGGCGCTTTTGCGGGGGTCTACGCCTATACGCCGGAAGTCTTCCCTACAGCCGTGCGCACGACCGGTACAGGCTCGTCGTCGTCGTTTGGCCGGATCGGTTCGGTGAGCGCGCCCATCCTCGTGGGCCTCGTGTATCCGGCGTTCGGCTTTTTCGGTGTGTTCGCCATGACGACCGCTGTGCTGCTCGCGGGCGCTTGCGTCGTGTTCTTCCTTGGCATCGAAACCCGCAATCGCTCGCTCGAAGACATCGAGGCGAGCGGCGCCCAGGCGGGCTTCGATGCGCACAAGCCACTCGCCCGCGACGGGCTGCATAGCTAA
- a CDS encoding gamma-glutamyltransferase family protein: MSFTTRPELIGTFGMVASTHWLASASAMAVLEKGGNAFDAAAAAGFVLQIVEPHLNGPGGELPVVFYSAKEDRVRVLCGQGVTPATMTIERMRALGLEVVPGTGLLPAVVPGAFGAWMTMLRDYGQLPLEDVLSYAIGYAENGYPVLPRMCASILAIKDFFLSEWTTSAEQWLRNGDAPAPNELFANPAIAATYRRILREASAKSDRAEQCELARLAFYRGFVADAIDQYFRSTDVLDTSGRRNRGLLDADDLARWEPTYEEALSYDYQGLRVHKTGPWGQGPMFLQQLALLKGFDLDAMDPFGPDFVHTVIETSKLAFADRDVFYGDPRFANVPMETLLSDAYNDERRRLVDPHKASFEFRPGPLLDSEARAARILANAGRQQPGGFGQGEPTFAPLPELRGDTVHLDVVDRWGNMVSATPSGGWLQASPAVPGLGFNITTRAQMFWMEDGLPSSLGPGRRPRTTLSPTLVTREGKPYAAFGTPGGDQQDQWSMQLFLRHVHAGMNLQSAVDAPSFQTAHFPGSFYPRSMQLGKMSAESRFPEATLAGLRARGHDLTVAEPWGLGRVCAVGIRNGLMRGAATPRQMQAYAIGR; encoded by the coding sequence ATGTCGTTCACAACGCGTCCCGAGTTGATCGGGACCTTCGGGATGGTGGCGTCCACGCATTGGCTTGCCAGCGCGTCGGCGATGGCGGTGCTCGAGAAGGGCGGCAACGCATTCGACGCGGCCGCCGCAGCCGGCTTCGTGCTGCAGATCGTCGAGCCGCATCTCAACGGTCCCGGCGGCGAGTTGCCGGTCGTGTTCTACAGCGCGAAAGAAGACCGCGTGCGCGTGCTGTGCGGCCAGGGCGTGACGCCCGCGACCATGACGATCGAGCGCATGCGCGCGCTCGGGCTCGAAGTGGTGCCGGGCACCGGCCTGCTGCCCGCCGTGGTGCCGGGCGCGTTCGGCGCATGGATGACGATGCTGCGCGACTACGGGCAACTGCCGCTGGAAGACGTGCTGAGCTACGCGATCGGCTATGCGGAGAACGGCTATCCGGTGCTGCCGCGCATGTGCGCGTCGATTCTCGCCATCAAGGACTTCTTTCTCAGCGAATGGACGACCTCCGCCGAGCAGTGGCTGCGCAACGGCGACGCGCCTGCACCGAACGAGCTGTTCGCGAATCCTGCCATTGCGGCCACGTACCGCCGCATCCTGCGCGAGGCGAGCGCGAAAAGCGATCGCGCCGAACAATGCGAACTCGCGCGCTTGGCGTTCTACCGCGGCTTCGTGGCCGACGCCATCGACCAGTATTTCCGCTCGACCGACGTGCTCGACACCTCGGGCCGCCGCAATCGCGGCCTGCTCGATGCGGATGATCTCGCGCGCTGGGAGCCCACATACGAGGAAGCGCTCTCGTACGACTATCAGGGCCTGCGTGTGCACAAGACGGGGCCGTGGGGCCAGGGGCCGATGTTCCTGCAACAGCTCGCGCTGCTCAAGGGCTTCGATCTGGACGCGATGGATCCGTTCGGACCGGATTTCGTGCACACGGTGATCGAAACGTCGAAGCTCGCGTTTGCGGACCGCGACGTGTTCTACGGCGACCCCCGCTTTGCAAACGTTCCGATGGAGACGCTGCTGAGCGACGCCTACAACGACGAGCGCCGCCGTCTGGTCGATCCGCACAAGGCCTCGTTCGAATTCCGTCCTGGCCCGCTGCTCGACAGCGAAGCACGCGCGGCGCGCATTCTGGCGAACGCGGGGCGGCAGCAGCCGGGCGGCTTCGGCCAGGGCGAGCCGACGTTCGCGCCGCTGCCCGAATTGCGCGGCGACACCGTGCATCTCGACGTGGTCGATCGTTGGGGCAACATGGTGTCGGCCACGCCATCGGGCGGCTGGCTGCAGGCGTCGCCCGCGGTGCCCGGCCTCGGCTTTAACATCACCACGCGCGCGCAGATGTTCTGGATGGAAGATGGCCTGCCTTCCTCGCTCGGGCCGGGCCGGCGTCCACGCACGACGCTCTCGCCCACACTGGTCACGCGCGAGGGCAAGCCGTATGCCGCGTTCGGCACGCCGGGCGGCGATCAGCAGGATCAGTGGTCGATGCAGCTGTTCCTGCGTCACGTGCATGCGGGTATGAACCTGCAGTCCGCCGTGGACGCGCCCTCGTTCCAGACCGCGCATTTCCCCGGTTCGTTCTATCCGCGTTCGATGCAGCTCGGCAAGATGTCGGCGGAGTCGCGCTTTCCCGAAGCCACGCTCGCCGGCTTGCGCGCGCGCGGCCACGACCTCACCGTGGCCGAGCCTTGGGGGCTCGGGCGCGTATGCGCGGTGGGCATCCGCAACGGCCTGATGCGCGGCGCGGCCACGCCGCGGCAAATGCAGGCCTATGCGATCGGCCGCTGA
- a CDS encoding FadR/GntR family transcriptional regulator, with amino-acid sequence MERSALDSLLAYIAHHRLKDGDTLPPERKLALDLGISRRELRAALASLEASGRIWRGVGRGTYLGARPLKFAPTLRGLRSRTSPADIAEMRLMFEPALAGLAAAKATPEDLSELEKCAKRNATAKNDEEWQLWDQRFHLLIAQASRNPAIIALMEVINGMRVKPTQREKTTDQATRHHFAQQHQSIVDAILARDGETAARCMREHLLNVQGYGSPH; translated from the coding sequence ATGGAAAGATCCGCACTCGACAGCCTGCTTGCCTACATCGCACACCACCGGTTGAAAGACGGCGACACGTTGCCGCCAGAGCGCAAGCTCGCCCTGGACCTTGGCATCAGCCGCCGGGAACTGCGCGCGGCGCTTGCCTCGCTGGAGGCGTCGGGCCGAATCTGGCGCGGTGTGGGGCGTGGCACCTACCTGGGCGCGCGGCCGCTGAAGTTCGCGCCCACGCTGCGCGGCCTGCGCTCGCGCACAAGCCCGGCGGACATCGCGGAGATGCGCCTCATGTTCGAACCGGCATTAGCCGGTCTCGCCGCGGCCAAGGCCACGCCCGAGGATCTGAGCGAACTGGAGAAGTGCGCGAAAAGAAACGCGACGGCGAAAAACGATGAGGAGTGGCAACTATGGGACCAGCGCTTTCACCTGCTGATCGCACAGGCCTCGCGCAATCCCGCGATCATCGCCCTCATGGAAGTCATCAACGGCATGAGAGTCAAGCCGACCCAGCGCGAAAAGACCACGGACCAGGCTACGCGCCATCATTTCGCGCAGCAGCACCAGTCTATTGTCGATGCGATTCTCGCCCGCGACGGCGAAACCGCCGCGCGCTGCATGCGCGAGCATCTGCTCAACGTGCAGGGGTATGGCTCGCCGCATTGA
- a CDS encoding GlcG/HbpS family heme-binding protein: protein MHHSVQIAGAACLVFVTSVQAQTSASTPPAAAVPERMPYDIPYGSPIGLDAAKHLLALAEAEARKHDWKMNIAVVDPHGDLVAFERMDGAQYASVEISQNKARTSARFRRETRVFYNQFESGHAYVVTLDRGLVASPGGFPLVEDGKVIGAIGCSGGTGDQDAVACKAAASTVK from the coding sequence ATGCATCACTCTGTTCAGATCGCAGGCGCGGCCTGTCTCGTCTTTGTAACCTCGGTGCAGGCTCAAACGTCAGCTTCCACGCCGCCGGCGGCTGCTGTGCCGGAGCGCATGCCTTACGATATTCCTTACGGTTCGCCTATTGGGCTCGATGCGGCGAAGCATCTGCTTGCGCTCGCCGAAGCCGAGGCGCGCAAGCACGACTGGAAAATGAATATCGCCGTGGTCGATCCGCATGGCGATCTCGTCGCGTTCGAACGCATGGATGGCGCGCAATACGCCTCCGTCGAGATTTCGCAGAACAAGGCGCGCACTTCCGCGCGTTTTCGGCGCGAGACGCGCGTTTTCTATAACCAGTTCGAGAGCGGGCATGCCTACGTTGTTACGCTCGACCGGGGGCTCGTGGCTTCGCCAGGCGGCTTTCCGTTAGTCGAGGACGGCAAGGTGATCGGCGCGATCGGGTGCAGCGGCGGTACGGGTGATCAGGATGCCGTAGCATGCAAGGCCGCGGCCTCCACGGTGAAGTGA
- a CDS encoding NnrS family protein, translating into MAVFRIEEPGPAARGGFALWALGFRPFYLGGALFGGAALLAWMAAYAGHPLPGLSSYLPGMFWHVHEMIFGFGAAIVAGFLLTAVRAWTSVTPAQGKSLAALWLLWLAGRITVAYATPGIAAVVDSLFLPVCALVLLRVLVGAKNSHNIFLPVALGMLAALNVAFHLSMLAGCAEWALHSAYLAVGMLVLFITIIGGRIIPSFTANAVPGYTARRWNAVERAVLPLSAAAFVLDAALGSGTLVALAAFAAACAQGARIWGWRSWRIGNRPILTILHVAYAWIPVGFVLLALAALGFIAHTLAIHAFTVGAIGCAIMAMITRTARGHTGRKLVAGGFDIASYGLLVIAASIRVVGPWLAPQWLMFWIEASGACWVVAFAAYCYRYAGWLIAPRADGKEG; encoded by the coding sequence ATGGCCGTCTTTCGAATCGAAGAACCTGGCCCCGCGGCACGCGGTGGTTTCGCGCTATGGGCGCTCGGCTTCCGGCCGTTCTACCTTGGCGGTGCGCTCTTTGGCGGCGCGGCGCTGCTGGCCTGGATGGCCGCGTACGCCGGTCATCCTTTGCCGGGTCTCAGTTCGTACCTGCCGGGCATGTTCTGGCACGTGCACGAGATGATTTTCGGTTTCGGCGCAGCGATCGTGGCGGGGTTTCTCCTGACCGCCGTGCGCGCGTGGACGTCGGTCACGCCTGCGCAGGGCAAGTCGCTGGCGGCGCTTTGGTTGCTATGGCTCGCCGGGCGCATCACCGTTGCCTACGCAACGCCCGGTATTGCCGCCGTGGTGGATAGCCTCTTTCTTCCCGTGTGCGCGCTCGTATTGCTGCGCGTGCTCGTCGGCGCCAAGAATAGCCACAACATCTTTTTGCCGGTCGCGCTCGGCATGCTCGCCGCACTGAACGTGGCGTTCCATCTTTCGATGCTCGCCGGCTGCGCGGAGTGGGCGCTGCACAGCGCGTATCTCGCCGTGGGCATGCTCGTGCTGTTCATCACGATCATCGGTGGGCGCATCATCCCGTCTTTCACGGCCAACGCTGTGCCTGGCTACACGGCCCGGCGCTGGAATGCGGTCGAGCGCGCGGTGTTGCCGCTCAGCGCGGCGGCGTTCGTGCTCGATGCCGCGCTCGGCTCGGGCACGCTCGTCGCGCTTGCCGCCTTTGCGGCGGCGTGTGCGCAAGGCGCGCGGATCTGGGGCTGGCGTTCGTGGCGCATTGGCAACCGGCCGATCCTGACCATCCTGCACGTCGCCTATGCGTGGATACCGGTGGGCTTCGTGCTGCTCGCGCTCGCCGCGTTGGGTTTCATCGCGCATACGCTCGCCATTCACGCGTTCACGGTGGGCGCCATCGGCTGCGCGATCATGGCGATGATCACGCGTACCGCGCGCGGACATACGGGCCGCAAGCTGGTGGCCGGGGGCTTCGATATCGCCAGCTATGGGTTGCTCGTGATCGCCGCGTCGATTCGCGTGGTGGGACCGTGGCTTGCGCCGCAGTGGCTCATGTTCTGGATCGAGGCTTCCGGTGCGTGCTGGGTCGTTGCGTTCGCGGCATATTGCTACCGCTACGCGGGCTGGCTGATCGCGCCGCGTGCCGATGGTAAGGAGGGCTGA
- a CDS encoding porin, with protein MQSSNAMQFKLGAAARLAVAVAMAAFGSAAHAQSSVTLYGIVDTAVRYTTHANAAGDDKVQLANGGLSESNWGLLGAEDLGGGNRVVFQLENRFFPNSGASDPGYPFFNTAYVGLQSSTLGRLTLGRQTNPLADAVLKTYVSAQWLPTVYQFRPEVSMAQGVWASNMAKYIARWQDVTLELSYAFGGQAGAFGAGSQIGASISYIPQWPLRLAAGYLDSRDAINSSAHFKAWTAGAAYTFAETTVNFGWAMNRQDAGFMGNFPNGPFTAAQLTALKFNTFSSREMFFGGVSQLVGDNTHLSANVWRTLQEGKKQSGDGNATQFQLLADYDLSRATSVYAEADYSLYRGGLVGAQLQGFVGVSAAATTTQLGMMVGLRHMF; from the coding sequence ATGCAATCAAGCAATGCAATGCAGTTCAAGCTCGGCGCGGCGGCGCGGTTGGCCGTTGCCGTGGCGATGGCTGCGTTTGGTTCGGCGGCGCATGCGCAATCGTCGGTGACGCTTTACGGTATCGTCGACACCGCCGTGCGCTACACGACCCACGCCAACGCCGCCGGAGACGACAAGGTGCAACTCGCGAATGGCGGTCTCAGCGAAAGCAACTGGGGGCTGCTTGGCGCGGAGGATCTCGGCGGCGGCAATCGTGTTGTTTTCCAGCTGGAGAACAGGTTCTTTCCGAACTCCGGCGCGAGCGATCCCGGTTATCCGTTCTTCAACACGGCGTATGTGGGCTTGCAGTCTTCCACGCTCGGCCGGCTGACGCTCGGTCGTCAGACCAACCCGCTTGCCGATGCCGTGCTGAAAACCTACGTGAGCGCACAGTGGTTGCCGACGGTCTATCAGTTCCGCCCGGAAGTCTCGATGGCCCAGGGCGTATGGGCCAGCAACATGGCGAAATACATTGCGCGCTGGCAGGACGTCACGCTCGAGCTTTCCTACGCGTTCGGCGGACAGGCGGGCGCATTCGGCGCGGGCAGCCAGATCGGCGCCTCGATCTCCTATATTCCGCAATGGCCGTTGCGTCTCGCCGCAGGCTATCTGGACTCGCGCGACGCCATCAACAGTTCTGCGCACTTCAAGGCGTGGACCGCTGGCGCCGCCTACACGTTCGCGGAAACGACCGTCAATTTCGGCTGGGCGATGAACCGGCAAGACGCTGGCTTCATGGGCAATTTCCCGAACGGCCCGTTCACGGCCGCGCAACTCACCGCGCTCAAGTTCAATACGTTTTCCTCGCGTGAGATGTTCTTTGGGGGCGTCTCGCAGCTGGTCGGGGACAACACGCATCTCTCGGCCAACGTGTGGCGCACGCTGCAGGAAGGCAAGAAGCAAAGCGGCGATGGCAACGCCACGCAGTTCCAGCTGTTGGCCGACTACGATCTCTCGCGTGCGACGAGCGTCTATGCGGAAGCCGACTACTCGTTGTATCGCGGCGGCCTGGTCGGGGCGCAACTGCAAGGCTTCGTTGGCGTCAGTGCGGCGGCGACCACGACGCAGCTCGGCATGATGGTGGGCCTGCGCCATATGTTCTGA